Proteins encoded in a region of the Quercus lobata isolate SW786 chromosome 8, ValleyOak3.0 Primary Assembly, whole genome shotgun sequence genome:
- the LOC115957902 gene encoding CASP-like protein 1C1, with protein sequence MAKTKRLCTLLCRLMALGATVSAAIVMATSHEKANFYSVSFEAKYSHTPAFKYFMIANAIVSVYGVLVLFLPSESLLWRLVVALDVVFTMLLTSSISAALAIAQVGKHGNSYAGWLPICGQVPNYCGHVKGALVAGFIGVILYLLLILYSIHSVLDPLLLRKN encoded by the exons ATGGCCAAAACCAAGAGACTATGCACCCTTCTGTGTAGGCTTATGGCATTAGGTGCCACCGTTTCAGCTGCAATTGTCATGGCCACAAGCCATGAGAAAGCTAACTTCTATTCAGTTTCTTTCGAGGCAAAGTACAGCCACACGCCTGCCTTCAA GTACTTTATGATCGCAAATGCTATTGTCAGTGTTTATGGGGTTTtggttctttttcttccttctgaGAGTTTGCTCTGGCGATTAGTCGTTGCCCTGGACGTG GTTTTCACCATGTTGTTGACTTCAAGCATTTCGGCGGCCTTGGCGATTGCTCAAGTGGGGAAGCACGGAAACTCTTATGCAGGTTGGCTACCCATCTGTGGCCAAGTTCCCAATTATTGTGGCCACGTTAAAGGAGCTCTTGTTGCTGGCTTCATTGGAGTCATTCTTTATTTGCTGCTTATTCTCTATTCCATACACAGTGTCCTTGATCCTCTTCTCTTAAGAAAGAATTAG
- the LOC115956757 gene encoding riboflavin synthase: MAISCFSLTSFSKIPKPTFPRASILTPPAISPKPHLKFNPIFKPSTLSLFLPIQKNPKTHLRTRFESHICCLFTGIVEEVGEIKQLGIAEDGGFDMRIAAKTVLEGVNLGDSIAVNGTCLTVAEFDTQLSEFTVGLAPETLRKTSLIELGPGSLVNLERAVQPTSRMGGHFVQGHVDGTGEIVSKEPEGDSLWIKVKTGKELLKYIVPKGFIAVDGTSLTVVDVFDDEECFNFMLVAYTQEKVVIPLKNVGQKVNLEVDILGKYVERLLSSGFVDSIKSS; encoded by the coding sequence ATGGCGATTTCTTGTTTCTCTCTCACATCATTCTccaaaatcccaaaacccaCATTTCCAAGAGCCTCAATTCTCACTCCCCCTGCCATCTCACCCAAACCCCACCTCAAATTCAACCCCATTTTCAAACcctcaactctctctctcttcctcccaatccaaaaaaacccaaaaacccatttgAGAACTCGATTCGAATCCCACATCTGTTGCCTCTTCACCGGCATAGTTGAAGAAGTGGGCGAGATTAAGCAACTGGGTATCGCCGAAGATGGCGGATTCGACATGAGAATAGCCGCAAAGACCGTTCTTGAAGGCGTAAATCTCGGTGACAGCATTGCTGTTAATGGTACCTGCTTAACGGTCGCTGAATTCGATACCCAATTGTCCGAATTCACTGTCGGTTTAGCGCCGGAGACACTACGGAAGACCTCGTTGATCGAGCTCGGGCCAGGCTCGCTCGTGAATTTGGAGCGGGCAGTGCAGCCCACGAGCCGAATGGGGGGCCATTTTGTGCAGGGGCATGTGGATGGGACTGGGGAGATAGTGTCAAAGGAGCCTGAGGGGGATTCCTTGTGGATCAAGGTGAAGACTGGGAAGGAGTTGTTGAAGTATATAGTGCCCAAAGGGTTTATTGCTGTGGATGGGACTAGTTTGACAGTTGTGGATGTGTTTGATGATGAGGAATGCTTTAATTTCATGTTGGTAGCTTATACTCAGGAGAAGGTGGTGATTCCTTTGAAGAATGTTGGGCAGAAGGTGAATTTGGAGGTGGATATATTGGGGAAGTATGTGGAGAGATTGCTGAGTAGTGGGTTTGTTGATTCTATTAAATCTTCTTGA
- the LOC115955742 gene encoding mediator of RNA polymerase II transcription subunit 15 has translation MASGSSGRGNPGSKGFDFGSDDILCSYEDYTNQDSSNGNHGDPVISSNSGKDFQKSRISRTAMFPSVYNQPEDSFSQDVIATVEKSMKKYTDNLMRFLEGISSRLSQLELYCYNLDKSIGEMRSELGRDHGEADSKLKSLEKHLQEVHRSVQILRDKQELAETQKELAKLQLAQKESSSSSHSQSSEEKTSSAAADAKKTDNTSDANNQQLALALPHQVVPQQQPVAPPPQAPPQNLTQQQSYYLPPTQLPNPQAQTQHTHSQYPPDSQYRTPQLQDMSRVAPQPTQSQVNQTAPVQPFPQYQQQWPQQLPQPSQQPSMQPQIRPPSTTVYSTYTPSQPTNPSPPETLPNSMPMQMPFPGIPQPASSRVDAMPYGYSGAGRTVPQPPPPQQMKGTFGAQPGDGYAVGGPQPALPPGSGYMMYDSEGRAHHPPQPPHYTQGGYPPTSVALQNPQPTTGPNLMVRNPSHSQFFRNHPYSELIEKLVSMGFRGDHVASVIQRMEESGQPVDFNAVLDRLNVHSSGGSQRGWSG, from the exons ATGGCGTCCGGATCGTCGGGTCGGGGCAACCCGGGTTCAAAGGGGTTCGATTTCGGATCCGATGACATTCTCTGCTCCTACGAAGACTACACCAACCAGGACTCTTCGAATGGGAACCATGGCGACCCAGTCATCAGCTCCAATTCGGGAAAG GATTTTCAGAAAAGCAGAATCTCAAGAACGGCGATGTTTCCTTCTGTCTATAACCAGCCAGAAGATTCTTTCAGCCAAGATGTGATTGCAACTGtggaaaaaagtatgaaaaagtATACCGACAACCTTATGCGCTTTCTTGAGGGAATCAGTTCACGTCTGTCGCAGTTGGAATTATACTGCTACAATCTTGATAAATCAATTGGAGAAATGCGGTCAGAGTTAGGTCGTGATCATGGAGAGGCagattctaaacttaaatctcTTGAGAAACATCTTCAAGAA GTCCACAGGTCTGTACAGATCCTAAGAGACAAGCAAGAACTTGCAGAGACCCAGAAAGAATTAGCCAAGCTTCAGCTTGCGCAAAAAGAGTCATCTTCTTCAAGCCACTCCCAATCCAGTGAGGAGAAAACCTCATCAGCTGCTGCTGATGCCAAAAAGACTGATAACACATCTGATGCAAATAACCAGCAATTAGCTCTTGCCCTGCCACACCAAGTAGTGCCACAGCAACAGCCTGTGGCACCTCCTCCACAAGCACCACCACAGAATCTAACGCAGCAACAATCCTATTATCTCCCTCCAACTCAGTTACCAAATCCACAGGCCCAAACCCAACACACACACAGTCAATATCCACCTGATTCTCAGTACCGAACACCCCAACTGCAGGACATGTCTAGGGTGGCACCACAGCCAACACAGTCTCAAGTAAATCAGACGGCACCAGTCCAACCATTCCCTCAATATCAGCAGCAATGGCCCCAGCAATTACCTCAGCCATCGCAACAGCCCTCAATGCAACCCCAGATCAGGCCCCCATCGACAACGGTTTACTCAACCTACACACCAAGTCAACCAACAAACCCATCACCTCCAGAGACGCTGCCAAACAGCATGCCCATGCAAATGCCATTCCCAGGAATTCCTCAACCTGCGTCCAGCCGTGTTGATGCCATGCCGTATGGGTATTCTGGAGCTGGAAGAACTGTTCCACAGCCGCCCCCGCCTCAGCAAATGAAGGGCACTTTTGGAGCACAACCAGGTGATGGGTATGCAGTTGGTGGACCCCAGCCTGCACTTCCTCCAGGGAGTGGATATATGATGTATGACAGTGAGGGAAGAGCACATCATCCACCTCAACCGCCTCACTACACTCAAGGTGGATATCCTCCAACAAGTGTTGCTCTTCAGAATCCACAACCAACAACAGGCCCCAATCTTATGGTCCGGAATCCAAGCCATTCACAATTCTTTCGCAACCATCCCTATAGTGAACTGATTGAGAAATTGGTGAGCATGGGTTTCAGGGGTGACCATGTTGCAAGCGTGATTCAGAGGATGGAGGAGAGTGGGCAGCCCGTTGATTTTAATGCTGTGCTAGACAGGTTGAATGTGCATTCCTCTGGGGGTTCTCAGAGAGGATGGTCAGGGTAA